In Planctomycetota bacterium, the genomic stretch GATATCCCCGGCCGAGAGCCGAGGCCGTCTGGTGGCGCTGGCGCAATTCAACATCGTGCTGGGCATCCTGCTGGCCTATGTATCGAACTATGTCGTAACGCTCTTTGATTTAGGGGATGTCGAGTGGCGTTGGATGTTCGGCGTCGAGGCGCTGCCAGCCGCCGTCTTCACTTTGCTTCTGTTTGGCATTTCTTACAGTCCCCGCTGGCTGATGGCCAAGGGACGCAAACAGGAAGCGATGGACGTTCTGTGCCTGCTGGAAGGCAGCCCCGAGATTGCCCAAGCAGAACTGTTGGCCATCCAGGAGTCGCTGGACCTGGAACACCACAGTCTGCGCGAGCGGTTCTACAGCAAGAAATACCTGAAGCTTATTTTGCTAGCTTGTGCGATTGCCGCTTTCAATCAACTTTCTGGCATCAATGCGTTGATTTACTATGCTCCCAAGATCTTCAAGATGGCGGGCGCTGCCGGGGGAAACGCCTTGGTGCAATCGGTCATCATCGGCCTGGTCAACCTGGTTTTCACCATGGCGGCCATGAGGGTGATTGACCACTTTGGTCGCAGGAAACTTATGTTGGTCGGGTCGATCGGATACATCTTCAGCCTCGGCTTGGCCTCCTACGCATTCTTCACGTACGGGGAGGACTTCACTCAGTTAGGCGGATTGACGCTGCTGGGAGCGTTGGTTTTATTCATCGCCTCACATGCCTTTGGACAAGGGACCGTGGTCTGGGTCTTTATCAGCGAGATATTTCCCAACCGGGTCCGGGCTCGCGGGCAGGCCGTTGGTGCATTTACGGTGTGGGTTTTCAACGCGGCTGTGTCTCAGACTTTTCCCATGGTTGCAGGGCAGTTCGGCGGCGGCGTCATCTTTGCCGTCTATGGCGGCTTTATGGTCCTGCAGTTGCTGTGGGTGATTTTCTTAATGCCTGAGACCAAGGGCGTGCCGTTGGAAGACATTCAAAAGCACATGGGCATCGAATAATAAGAATATGTGTGCCATGGCCATGAATTCGAGAGAGAGAATCATCGCCGCCTTGAACCATCAACAGCCGGATCGCGTTGCCGTTGATTTTGGCGGCCACCGATCGAGCGGAATCGCGGCCCTCGCCTACGCCAGGTTCAAAAAGGCTTTGGGCATTCATACGGGCAACATCTACGTCTACGACGTAATCCAGCAACTGGCCATCGTCGAGCCGGTTGTGCTGGATTACGTGGGCGCAGACGTGGTCGAGATGGGCCGGGGCTTTCTTTTGGATGAGAAGGACTGGCGGGATTGGACGTTACCCGACGACACGCCCTGCAAGATCCCCTGTTACGTGAACATGGAGCGAAGAGGCGAGGATTGGTATCTGCTCTCCAACGACGGCATCAGCCTGGGCATGATGAAGAAGGGCTGCCTCTATTTCGAGCAGGTATACTGGCCCTGGGCTGACGTCGATCCCAAAACCCAGGACTTTTCGGATATCGAACAGGCGTTTCAGCATAGCATGTGGACGGCCGTGCCCACGCCCGGCGGCCATATTCCGCTGACGGACCAGGGGAGCGGAGAATTGGCCGCCGGGGCCCGTGCGCTGCGCGCGTCCACGGACCGGGCCATTCTCGGCATCTTCGGCGGCAACCTGTTCGAGGTTCCGCAGTTTCTGTACCGGATCGATAATTATTTCATGCATATGGGATTGTACCCGGAGGCCTGTAAGCGATTGTCTCAGGCCCTCTGTGACTTTTATCTGCCGCGCCTGGAAAGATGGCTTTCCGCGGTTGGGCCCTACATCGACGTCATCCTGTTTGGCGACGACCTGGGCGGGCAGAACGGACCGCTGATGTCACCGGACATGTATCGCAGATACTACAAGCCTTGGCACACAATGCTCTGGAACCGGGCAAAGGAACTGGCGCCGTACGTTAACGTTCATCTGCACTGTTGTGGCGGAATCGAACCGTTGCTGGGCGATCTTATTGAAGCAGGACTCGAGTCATCCAACCCGGTCCAGATCACCTGCCAGGGCATGGATCCGAAGTTGTTGAAATCAACGTACGGCGACCGTTTCACGTTCTGGGGCGGGGGCTGTGATACGCGGCATGTGCTGCCGCACGGTACGGCGGCTGAGGTCAGGCAGAACGTGCGCGACCTGGCTTCCGTGTGGGCGCCGGGTGGTGGATTTGTCTTCCAGCAGGTACACAACATCTTGGCTGACGTGCCGCCCGAGAACATCGTGGCTATGTTCGACGCGATCCGTTCGTACAAACCCAGCGGCGCCTGCTAGGTTCTGTCTGACGAATCCGTGTATTGCCGATACCAGGTGTAGAAGGCCGGTAGGCAGCCGAGCCGAACCTGGGAGGCGACACGGATGCGACGAGACGAATTGTCCGATGAGCACTGGGAGGAGGGCAAAGACCTACTCCCGCCGAACGGAGGACGCGGTGGCTCAGCGGCCCGGATGCCCATTTTCAGGGCGGGTGAGTCGGGGGCGTTATCGAGCAGAGCTACCTGGCCGAATGCGCCCGGCCCCGAGGTCGGCCTCAAGAACCACGACGACGTGACCTTGCAAAACTCTGGGGAATGGGCGCAACTGCGCTGGCTGAGCGAGAACCACGGGCGGCTCTCCCTCAGGGCCGAGTCGGCGCCGCAATCCCTGGTGGTCTCCGACCACCCGCTCCTGAACACGGGCACCATCCTGGTCTCCGGCGATTTGTCTGCCCCGAACCTTGGAGCCTACCTGGGGCTCCGTGAGGGGTTGACCATCGCCGAAGGAGGCTCCGTCGAACTCCAAGGCTACGCCACCCTCGAGGTCGGCTCCGCGTCCGCCAGTGGCTGGCACGAAAAGAACTTGATTGAGGTCGTCGGCGGGACGCCGCGCGCCGGCCCGGCGGCCACCATCGCGGGCCTCTCGGGCACCACGCTCGAAGGGGGGAACTCATGTGGGCCGTCCGCGACGCCGTGGACGAGGCGACCGGGATCGTGACGCCCGGGGCGATCGATCTCCAGGGCCATTCGATCGAGTACAACAAGAGCCACGTGATCCTGATCGGAAGCCAGGCCCGGTTTGACGCGATGGCGGCTCTGCGCGGGAACCTGTGCATGGACACTGGCATCGGGCGCGTGGATATCCAGGAAGGCTTTCACCTGAGCCGGGACCACGACTTCACGAACGAATATGTCGTGTCCGTCGCCAGCGGCGGCCTGTTGCCTGACGCAAACGCGGCCGGGAAAAAGCGTTGACAGTTTCCTGACCGCCGCTTACCATTCCCTGTCCTGCCCGCGCGAGGAGTCGTCCCACGGTGATGAAGGACAACATAATCCACGCGATGGACCGCGATGGCGTGACGGTGGCCCGAATCCGCGCCGAAGCCATTCTCAACGAGGACCAGGTCCAGGCGTTCGGCCAGGCGCTCCTGGCGCTGGCCGATATTCCAGGCCGGCGGGTGATTCTCAATTTCCTGGGTGTCCACCACCTGAGCAGCCTGGCGCTCGGGGAACTGATTCGGTTGCATAAGCGGCTCGCGGAATCGGGCGGCGAACTGTGTCTGGCGGACATCGACCCGCGCATCTGGGAGATCTTCGCCATCACCCGCCTGGACCGTCTGTTCCGCATCTTCGACCGCGAGGAGGAGGCTGTTGCCGCCCTCCTCGGCGAGGGCAGGGCGGAGACCTAGCGTGGACCAATCCCCCGCCGACACGCGCGACTCCGCCGGATGGACCGAAGAAGTCCTTCCCACGCGCCTGACGGCCATCCGGGAATCGGAGCGGAAGGTCCTGGCGCGCCTGGCGGCACTCGGCTACGGCGAGGACCATTGCTTTGCCGTCCGCCTCGCCTTCGAGGAGGCCCTCATCAACGCGATGAAGCACGGGAACCGGATGGACCCTTCGCGGCAGGTTCGGCTGGCGTATCGCATCTCGCCGGAGCGCG encodes the following:
- a CDS encoding sugar porter family MFS transporter; translated protein: MQKNKIFVYQCAQVAALGSLLFGFDTAVISGTTEALQKLYDLSDGWLGFTVASALLGTIVGSILVGWPADRIGRRNMLVWTGVLYLVSALGCALAWDWYSLLVFRFIGGLGVGGASVLSPIYIAEISPAESRGRLVALAQFNIVLGILLAYVSNYVVTLFDLGDVEWRWMFGVEALPAAVFTLLLFGISYSPRWLMAKGRKQEAMDVLCLLEGSPEIAQAELLAIQESLDLEHHSLRERFYSKKYLKLILLACAIAAFNQLSGINALIYYAPKIFKMAGAAGGNALVQSVIIGLVNLVFTMAAMRVIDHFGRRKLMLVGSIGYIFSLGLASYAFFTYGEDFTQLGGLTLLGALVLFIASHAFGQGTVVWVFISEIFPNRVRARGQAVGAFTVWVFNAAVSQTFPMVAGQFGGGVIFAVYGGFMVLQLLWVIFLMPETKGVPLEDIQKHMGIE
- a CDS encoding ATP-binding protein — translated: MDQSPADTRDSAGWTEEVLPTRLTAIRESERKVLARLAALGYGEDHCFAVRLAFEEALINAMKHGNRMDPSRQVRLAYRISPERVEIYVADEGAGFRPDCVPDPTVDENLQRPCGRGVMLMRSYMDEVNYSANGTEVRMVKYRANPVRGFPESGRRC
- a CDS encoding methyltransferase, which produces MAMNSRERIIAALNHQQPDRVAVDFGGHRSSGIAALAYARFKKALGIHTGNIYVYDVIQQLAIVEPVVLDYVGADVVEMGRGFLLDEKDWRDWTLPDDTPCKIPCYVNMERRGEDWYLLSNDGISLGMMKKGCLYFEQVYWPWADVDPKTQDFSDIEQAFQHSMWTAVPTPGGHIPLTDQGSGELAAGARALRASTDRAILGIFGGNLFEVPQFLYRIDNYFMHMGLYPEACKRLSQALCDFYLPRLERWLSAVGPYIDVILFGDDLGGQNGPLMSPDMYRRYYKPWHTMLWNRAKELAPYVNVHLHCCGGIEPLLGDLIEAGLESSNPVQITCQGMDPKLLKSTYGDRFTFWGGGCDTRHVLPHGTAAEVRQNVRDLASVWAPGGGFVFQQVHNILADVPPENIVAMFDAIRSYKPSGAC
- a CDS encoding STAS domain-containing protein gives rise to the protein MKDNIIHAMDRDGVTVARIRAEAILNEDQVQAFGQALLALADIPGRRVILNFLGVHHLSSLALGELIRLHKRLAESGGELCLADIDPRIWEIFAITRLDRLFRIFDREEEAVAALLGEGRAET